The DNA sequence TCATTAGCTTGGTGAGGCACCAACCAATCTATATCCTCTTCTTGAATGCCTGCCAAAAGGATTGAATTTTTAGCTGCAGCCTCCATACGTCTTACAGCATGCTTAAAGATTTCTTTCCCCTCCATAGCAATAAAATGTTTACCGGATTTTAAAGTCTCTTCAGAAGCAGGGCAACGACTTCCTCCAGCAGGAAGACTCAATAACTCTCCTAGTTTACCATCGGCACCTAAGGACAATTTATTAATCTCTAAAGATCCTGGCTGACTTTTCCCAACAACACAAGCCGCCCCCCCATCCCCAAAAAGAACACAGGTATTACGATCTGTATAGTCTACAAAAGAAGAGAGCTTATCAGCAGCAATTAACAATACATGATGATACATATCCGATTCTACATAAGCCTTAGCTATAGACAAGCCGTATAAAAAACCAGTACACGCAGCTTGACAATCAAATGTAGGAACCTCTTCAATACCTAAATATGCTTGAGCAAGAGCTCCGCTTGATGGGAAAATATAATCAGGAGCTGCCGTAGAGAAAACAATACAATCAATCTGATTCTTACTTAAACCAGCACTTGCTATTGCTTTCTCAGCAGCCATAGCTCCCATAAAAGAAGTATGCTCCTTAGGCCCAGCAATGCGCCGTTCTTTGATCCCAGTTCTCGTCATGATCCACTCATCAGAGGTATCTACCATTTTTTCTAAATCTGCATTTGAAAGAATTTTCTCAGGTAGATAAGAACCTGTTGCCAAAATTGCTGCTTTTTTATTTTTATTCACAGACAACCACAAGTAAAGAAAAAAGCTAGTATACTATTCAAAGAGTTTATACTCTAA is a window from the Chlamydia serpentis genome containing:
- a CDS encoding ketoacyl-ACP synthase III, translated to MWLSVNKNKKAAILATGSYLPEKILSNADLEKMVDTSDEWIMTRTGIKERRIAGPKEHTSFMGAMAAEKAIASAGLSKNQIDCIVFSTAAPDYIFPSSGALAQAYLGIEEVPTFDCQAACTGFLYGLSIAKAYVESDMYHHVLLIAADKLSSFVDYTDRNTCVLFGDGGAACVVGKSQPGSLEINKLSLGADGKLGELLSLPAGGSRCPASEETLKSGKHFIAMEGKEIFKHAVRRMEAAAKNSILLAGIQEEDIDWLVPHQANERIIDALAKRFEIDQTRVFKSLHKYGNTAASSVGIALDELVREDCIKLHDYLLLAAFGGGLSWGAVVLEQV